A portion of the Ardenticatenales bacterium genome contains these proteins:
- a CDS encoding branched-chain amino acid ABC transporter permease, translating to MLGQTLSILPSVLIDAVTLGFVYASIALGYTMVYGVLEFINFAHSEIFMVGAFMGTELVILVVGRFSAGINSVLGSYALLFVAIIFGSLIAGLLAMGIERVAYRPLRGAPRLVPLISAIGVSFLLQDVVRLLESFYSGQFFRIWPTFGDFDRILVLGNLTTTGGDLIEFGISIKSLIVIIVAVFMLVGLNYLVNVTKLGTAIRATAQDRNTASLMGINVNYVIGMTFLIGGALGGAAGVLFAFKFLRLDPFVGFLPGLKAFTAAVLGGIGNLTGALLGGIILGMLESFAASYLSFFTQGAFGAEYKDILAFAILIIILIFRPSGLLGQTVGQKA from the coding sequence CTGCTCGGCCAGACCCTCAGCATCCTCCCCTCCGTCCTCATCGACGCCGTCACCCTCGGTTTCGTCTACGCCAGCATCGCCCTCGGCTACACCATGGTTTACGGGGTGCTGGAGTTCATCAACTTTGCCCACAGTGAGATCTTCATGGTGGGCGCGTTCATGGGCACGGAACTCGTCATCCTGGTTGTTGGTCGCTTTAGTGCCGGCATCAACTCCGTCTTAGGCAGCTATGCACTCCTCTTTGTCGCCATCATATTCGGCAGCCTCATCGCCGGCCTGCTGGCCATGGGCATCGAACGAGTCGCCTACCGCCCGCTACGCGGCGCGCCCCGGCTGGTCCCCCTCATCTCCGCCATCGGCGTCTCCTTCTTGCTGCAAGACGTCGTGCGCCTGCTGGAGAGCTTCTACAGCGGGCAATTCTTCCGCATCTGGCCCACCTTTGGTGACTTTGACCGCATCCTGGTGCTGGGCAACCTCACCACCACCGGCGGCGACCTCATTGAGTTTGGCATTTCCATCAAATCCCTGATCGTGATCATTGTGGCCGTATTCATGCTCGTTGGCCTCAACTACCTGGTCAACGTCACCAAACTGGGCACGGCCATTCGCGCCACGGCGCAAGACCGCAACACGGCCAGCCTGATGGGCATCAACGTCAACTACGTCATCGGCATGACCTTCCTCATCGGCGGCGCGTTGGGCGGCGCGGCAGGCGTTCTCTTCGCCTTCAAATTCCTGCGTCTGGACCCCTTCGTCGGCTTCCTGCCTGGCCTAAAGGCCTTCACCGCCGCCGTCTTGGGTGGCATTGGCAACCTGACAGGCGCGCTGTTGGGGGGCATCATCCTGGGCATGTTGGAATCGTTCGCCGCCTCCTATCTCTCGTTTTTCACCCAGGGAGCATTTGGTGCGGAGTACAAAGACATTCTCGCCTTTGCGATTCTCATCATCATCCTTATCTTCCGCCCCTCGGGCTTGTTGGGCCAAACAGTGGGCCAGAAGGCGTAG
- a CDS encoding DUF393 domain-containing protein — translation MQTWTRGRVAVAPWQRIPERMAELGLTAADGMSKVWFVNPAGALCGGAAAINAAMGYAWWARPLTWLYRLPGPRQLEDWVYQWIADHRMMMPGSTAACALPPPPPDSE, via the coding sequence GTGCAGACGTGGACGCGGGGCCGGGTAGCCGTTGCGCCGTGGCAGCGCATCCCCGAACGCATGGCCGAACTGGGGCTGACGGCGGCGGATGGCATGAGCAAAGTATGGTTCGTCAACCCGGCGGGCGCGCTTTGCGGCGGGGCAGCGGCCATCAACGCCGCCATGGGCTACGCCTGGTGGGCACGCCCGCTGACATGGCTCTACCGCCTGCCCGGCCCGCGGCAATTGGAAGATTGGGTTTATCAATGGATTGCGGACCATCGCATGATGATGCCGGGCAGTACGGCGGCGTGCGCCCTGCCGCCTCCACCCCCGGACTCTGAATAG
- a CDS encoding branched-chain amino acid ABC transporter permease: MDQGRRSYLIISGLLLLSSVLVYLNPRSLPAFLLLLSVPLLLYFLHTTGRFKALIAILLLLGIMPVVGIRNIFYLEVAFQIAVFSALALGLNIVVGFAGLLDLGYIAFYAVGAYVWAIFGSKQLLILNAVPGTAPASNQFPLDPNLFWLFLFLAVGLTALTGVLLGTPVLRLRGDYLAIVTLGFGEVIRVLANNLDKPINLTNGPQGITPIQRPPLPPDFITEPLRSLLQALVGHNVSDAQLYNLFFYLMALAVVGVAVTLATRLDNSRLGRAWVAIREDETAAIAMGIPLVRTKLMAFAIGASFSGAMGVLFAANRTFVSPESFSLLASINILVMIILGGIGSIPGVILGAALVTILNIQVLQELSLFFSQLRQQGGIWSQVLSTQLDPAKYQRLIFGVILVVMMIKRPGGILPARRRQLELAESQEETQATD, from the coding sequence ATGGACCAGGGACGGCGCAGCTATTTGATCATCAGCGGCCTGCTGCTGCTCAGCAGCGTTCTCGTCTATTTGAACCCCCGCTCATTGCCGGCATTCCTGCTGCTCCTCTCCGTACCTCTCCTCCTCTACTTCCTGCATACAACCGGCCGCTTCAAAGCCCTCATCGCCATCCTGCTCCTGTTGGGCATTATGCCCGTCGTCGGCATCCGCAACATCTTCTATCTGGAAGTCGCCTTCCAGATAGCCGTCTTCTCCGCGCTGGCCCTGGGGTTGAACATCGTCGTCGGCTTTGCCGGCCTGCTTGACCTCGGTTATATCGCCTTCTACGCCGTGGGCGCGTATGTCTGGGCCATCTTTGGCTCCAAACAACTCCTCATTTTGAACGCCGTCCCCGGAACCGCCCCCGCTTCCAACCAATTCCCCCTGGACCCGAACCTGTTCTGGCTCTTCCTCTTCCTCGCCGTCGGCCTCACCGCCCTCACCGGCGTGCTCTTGGGCACGCCCGTGCTGCGGCTGCGCGGCGACTACCTGGCCATCGTCACGTTGGGGTTCGGCGAAGTAATCCGCGTGCTGGCGAACAACCTGGACAAACCCATCAACCTCACCAACGGTCCGCAAGGCATCACGCCCATCCAGCGCCCGCCGCTGCCCCCCGATTTCATCACGGAGCCGCTGCGAAGTTTGTTACAGGCGCTCGTGGGGCACAACGTCAGCGACGCGCAGTTATACAACCTGTTCTTCTACTTGATGGCCCTGGCGGTGGTCGGCGTCGCTGTGACGCTGGCAACACGGCTGGACAACTCCCGCCTGGGGCGTGCCTGGGTGGCCATCCGCGAAGACGAAACCGCGGCCATTGCCATGGGCATCCCCCTCGTGCGCACAAAACTGATGGCCTTTGCGATTGGGGCCTCATTTTCTGGGGCGATGGGCGTGCTGTTCGCCGCGAACCGCACCTTTGTCAGCCCGGAGAGTTTTAGTCTGCTGGCCTCGATCAACATCCTGGTGATGATCATTCTGGGCGGCATCGGCAGCATTCCGGGCGTCATTTTGGGCGCGGCGCTGGTGACTATCCTGAATATCCAGGTGCTGCAAGAGCTTTCTCTGTTTTTCAGCCAACTGCGGCAGCAGGGAGGCATCTGGTCGCAGGTGTTGTCCACGCAGTTGGACCCGGCCAAGTATCAGCGACTGATTTTTGGCGTGATTCTGGTGGTAATGATGATCAAGCGTCCGGGTGGGATTTTGCCGGCACGACGCCGCCAACTCGAACTAGCCGAAAGCCAGGAAGAAACCCAGGCCACCGATTGA
- a CDS encoding menaquinone biosynthesis protein, producing MSFTIGLIDYLNTQPFQYDLEARLAPKGVRFVRGVPTALNQALLAGEIDLAPISAYFAAQHTDKFAILRGHSIASLGAVKTVLLFSWKPDIYELAGETIALTDHSATSVALLRVLCAHRYQIAPAMITRPQHLPSMLREAQAALVIGDTALVEGYLHRELPRDFSFGRPTIFDLGDEWLKLTGLPFVFALWAARREAVAALHERGVLAAIEESKQAGLAHLPQIAGNYAPTLALPTGVCVRYLRDLRYDLTADDVRGLMTFLSLALPGFTSDRLRFLDETVVADEIF from the coding sequence ATGAGCTTCACAATTGGCTTAATCGATTACCTGAACACCCAGCCATTCCAGTACGATCTGGAAGCGCGGCTGGCCCCCAAGGGCGTGCGCTTCGTGCGCGGCGTCCCCACGGCGTTGAACCAGGCCTTGCTGGCCGGCGAGATCGATCTGGCCCCCATCTCCGCCTATTTCGCCGCCCAACACACCGACAAATTCGCCATCCTGCGCGGGCACAGCATCGCCTCCTTGGGCGCGGTGAAGACCGTCCTTCTGTTTAGTTGGAAGCCGGACATCTACGAACTGGCCGGAGAGACCATCGCCCTCACGGACCACTCCGCCACCAGCGTGGCCCTGCTGCGCGTCCTCTGCGCGCACCGCTACCAGATTGCGCCGGCGATGATCACGCGCCCGCAGCATCTGCCCTCGATGCTGCGCGAGGCGCAGGCGGCGCTGGTCATTGGCGATACGGCGCTGGTCGAAGGGTATTTGCATCGGGAACTGCCGCGCGACTTCAGCTTTGGCCGCCCCACGATTTTTGATCTGGGGGATGAATGGTTGAAGTTGACCGGCCTGCCGTTTGTCTTTGCGCTGTGGGCGGCGCGGCGGGAAGCCGTGGCCGCGCTGCACGAACGAGGAGTGCTGGCGGCGATCGAGGAAAGTAAACAAGCGGGACTGGCGCATCTGCCGCAAATTGCCGGCAATTACGCTCCCACCTTAGCCCTACCCACAGGCGTCTGCGTCCGCTACCTGCGCGACCTGCGCTACGACCTGACCGCGGATGATGTGCGCGGTCTGATGACGTTTTTGAGCCTGGCCCTGCCCGGATTCACGTCGGACCGACTGCGATTTCTGGACGAAACCGTCGTGGCCGACGAAATTTTTTAG
- the mqnE gene encoding aminofutalosine synthase MqnE: protein MTPNGIRDIYEKVIEGERVTYEEGIRLYESNDLIALGEMASTVRQRKHGDYVYFNKNRHINPTNVCAFHCNFCSFARTSDNMPGAYTFMPDEVVAKIKPTVDEGITEFHIVGGLHPQLGFQYYVDLLRALKQAYPWVHLKAFTAVEIDFFCQLEQKDDHAILSELVAAGLDSMPGGGAEIFHWDVRRKICPEKANMERWLEIHSVAHELGLMTNATMLYGHIETYEHRVHHLVALREQQDKDIAAGTPGRFQTFIPLAFHPMENGLGRRLKRRWTSGIDDMKTLAVSRIMLDNFPHIKAYWVMLTPAMAQIGLDFGANDIDGTIVEEHIYHDAGAQTEEHMGRGELMRLIRAAGRIPVERDTVYNVVKVHEGL from the coding sequence ATGACGCCAAACGGCATTCGTGACATTTACGAAAAGGTGATTGAGGGAGAGCGCGTCACCTACGAAGAAGGCATCCGCCTTTACGAAAGCAACGACTTGATCGCGCTGGGTGAGATGGCTTCCACCGTGCGCCAGCGCAAGCATGGGGATTATGTCTACTTCAACAAGAATCGACACATCAACCCCACCAACGTCTGCGCCTTCCACTGCAACTTTTGCTCCTTTGCCCGCACCAGCGACAACATGCCCGGCGCATACACCTTCATGCCGGACGAAGTTGTCGCCAAAATCAAGCCCACCGTGGACGAAGGCATCACCGAGTTCCACATCGTTGGCGGGCTGCATCCGCAGCTAGGCTTTCAGTATTACGTGGACCTGCTGCGCGCGCTCAAGCAGGCGTATCCGTGGGTGCATCTCAAAGCGTTCACCGCCGTGGAGATTGATTTCTTTTGCCAGTTGGAGCAAAAAGATGACCACGCCATCCTCAGTGAACTGGTTGCCGCCGGTCTGGACTCGATGCCTGGCGGCGGCGCGGAAATCTTCCATTGGGACGTGCGCCGCAAAATCTGCCCGGAAAAGGCCAACATGGAACGCTGGCTGGAGATTCATAGCGTGGCGCACGAGCTAGGGCTGATGACCAACGCGACCATGCTCTACGGGCACATCGAAACGTATGAGCATCGCGTGCATCACCTGGTGGCGCTGCGTGAACAGCAGGATAAGGACATTGCCGCCGGCACGCCGGGACGATTCCAGACCTTTATCCCCCTGGCGTTCCACCCCATGGAAAATGGCCTGGGGCGGCGGCTGAAGCGGCGTTGGACCAGCGGGATAGACGATATGAAGACGCTGGCCGTGAGCCGCATCATGCTCGATAATTTTCCGCACATCAAGGCATATTGGGTGATGTTGACGCCGGCTATGGCGCAGATCGGCCTGGATTTCGGCGCCAACGATATTGATGGCACTATCGTGGAAGAACACATCTACCATGACGCCGGCGCCCAAACGGAAGAGCATATGGGTCGGGGCGAGTTGATGCGCCTGATCCGGGCTGCGGGGCGTATTCCTGTGGAGCGGGATACGGTGTATAACGTGGTGAAGGTTCACGAGGGATTATGA
- the mqnC gene encoding dehypoxanthine futalosine cyclase: MKKQPELFPPHRSFASDDQGYYKGDSHALDSAATVAEILAKVENGERISYDEAMRLYVEADLLQLGRAANARRQQLVPGETVSYLIDRNINYTNVCNTDCSFCAFYRHDPNHPEAYVNPRHIIGQKIEETLYLGGTRILMQGGHNDQLPWSFYVDLVRWIHETYPDMEINAFSPSEIDQMTKVSGLNRLEVLRALQDAGMSGLPGGGGEILDDEIRKRVSPKKQRTNGWLDCMHYAHQLGLTTTATMVIGFREELRHRLNHLQRLRDLQDASLRDFGNGFNAFISWTVQIGNTPLERSRFAGEYGATPHEYLRHTAIARIFLDNIPHHQASWPTQGEKVAAVALHFGCDDFGSTMIEENVVSAAGARTAVKCSVDVPEIHRQIRDAGFMPAQRNTGYQIIRRYTANEAEDAAQLPPAELQAAPTGNLTNAQALALDVLN; this comes from the coding sequence ATGAAGAAACAACCAGAACTGTTCCCCCCGCATCGCTCATTTGCCAGCGACGACCAGGGGTATTACAAGGGAGACAGCCACGCCCTCGACAGCGCCGCCACGGTCGCCGAGATACTGGCAAAAGTGGAAAACGGCGAACGCATCAGCTACGATGAAGCGATGCGGCTGTATGTGGAAGCGGATTTGTTGCAGCTTGGCCGCGCCGCCAACGCCCGCCGCCAGCAACTTGTCCCCGGCGAGACGGTCTCGTACCTGATTGACCGCAACATCAACTACACCAACGTTTGTAACACCGACTGCTCTTTTTGCGCTTTCTATCGCCACGATCCCAATCACCCGGAGGCGTATGTCAATCCGCGCCACATTATCGGGCAAAAGATTGAGGAGACGTTGTACCTGGGCGGCACGCGCATTTTGATGCAGGGCGGACACAATGATCAGCTTCCCTGGTCGTTTTACGTGGACCTGGTGCGCTGGATTCACGAGACGTACCCGGATATGGAGATCAATGCGTTTTCGCCGAGCGAGATCGATCAGATGACGAAGGTGAGCGGGTTGAATCGGTTGGAGGTGCTGCGGGCACTGCAAGATGCCGGCATGTCCGGTCTCCCCGGCGGTGGTGGTGAAATCCTCGATGACGAAATCCGCAAGCGCGTCAGCCCCAAGAAACAGCGCACCAACGGCTGGCTCGACTGTATGCACTACGCCCACCAACTCGGCCTCACCACCACAGCCACCATGGTCATCGGCTTCCGCGAGGAACTGCGCCACCGCCTCAACCATTTGCAGCGCCTGCGCGACTTGCAGGACGCCAGCCTGCGCGACTTTGGCAACGGGTTCAACGCCTTCATCAGTTGGACGGTACAAATCGGCAACACGCCGCTGGAGCGCAGCCGTTTTGCCGGCGAGTATGGGGCCACGCCCCACGAGTACCTGCGGCACACGGCCATCGCCCGCATCTTTCTGGACAACATCCCCCACCATCAGGCTTCCTGGCCCACGCAGGGGGAGAAGGTGGCCGCGGTGGCGCTGCATTTTGGCTGCGACGATTTTGGCAGCACGATGATTGAGGAGAACGTGGTGAGCGCGGCGGGAGCGCGCACGGCGGTGAAGTGCAGCGTGGATGTGCCCGAAATTCATCGCCAGATTCGGGACGCGGGCTTTATGCCGGCACAACGCAACACCGGCTACCAGATCATCCGCCGCTACACCGCCAACGAAGCGGAGGATGCCGCCCAACTCCCGCCCGCCGAACTACAAGCCGCGCCTACCGGCAACCTGACCAACGCCCAAGCCCTGGCGCTTGATGTATTGAATTGA
- a CDS encoding ABC transporter ATP-binding protein: MTILLETRQVTKRFGGLTAVNTVDFTIEQGSISSLIGPNGAGKTTLFNVITGIYKPEEGQVLFDNHQLVGLRSDQIATLGISRTFQNIRLFSEMTVRENILVGMHPRLKQSALGAALKTRGFLAEEEAAVQRARQLQEFVGLSGMGDQIARNLPYGAQRRLEIARALGNNPKLILLDEPTAGMNPNETEAAITLFRRLRDELGITVLLIEHDMRVVMGISEKVTVLDYGQKIAEGTPAHVRSNQHVVEAYLGRGATMVKSQGE; this comes from the coding sequence ATGACCATATTGCTGGAAACCAGGCAAGTGACAAAACGATTTGGCGGATTAACTGCCGTCAACACCGTTGACTTCACCATTGAACAAGGCTCCATCAGCAGCCTGATCGGTCCCAATGGGGCCGGCAAGACCACCCTGTTCAACGTCATCACGGGCATCTACAAGCCGGAAGAAGGACAGGTCCTCTTCGACAATCACCAACTCGTAGGCTTGCGTTCCGACCAGATCGCCACCCTGGGTATCTCCCGCACCTTCCAGAACATCCGCCTCTTTAGCGAAATGACCGTGCGCGAGAACATCCTCGTCGGGATGCATCCCCGCCTGAAGCAATCGGCGCTGGGCGCCGCCCTGAAAACGCGCGGTTTCCTGGCGGAAGAAGAGGCCGCCGTGCAGCGCGCGCGGCAGTTGCAGGAATTTGTGGGACTCAGCGGCATGGGCGACCAGATCGCCCGCAATCTTCCCTATGGCGCGCAACGCCGCCTGGAAATCGCCCGCGCGTTGGGCAACAATCCCAAGCTCATTTTGCTGGACGAGCCAACAGCAGGCATGAACCCAAACGAAACGGAAGCCGCCATAACCCTCTTCCGGCGGCTGCGAGATGAACTTGGCATCACCGTGCTACTCATCGAGCACGACATGCGCGTGGTCATGGGCATTTCGGAGAAAGTAACCGTGCTGGACTACGGGCAGAAGATCGCCGAAGGCACACCCGCGCACGTACGCAGCAATCAACACGTTGTAGAAGCGTACCTGGGGCGCGGGGCCACAATGGTCAAGAGCCAGGGTGAGTAA
- a CDS encoding menaquinone biosynthesis decarboxylase → MAYKDLSHFIDTLEKAGELRRITVPVNRDLEITEITDRVSKMPASGNKALLFENVAGYDIPVLINAFGSEKRMSLALGVDNLEQLNHNLATLIDMKLPQGLGATIGRATDLFGALRAVGLKPHKVRQGACQEVVHTDDASLHSLPILHCWPDDGGRYITLMQVITRDPVTNQRNVGMYRVQVYDEKTAAMHWQRHKSGAEHEHLARELNKPAIPAAIVLGGDPAQMWCASAPLPPGIDEYLLAGWLRGKPVPFVDCVSQPLEVPANAEIVIEGYVDPNDQRTEGPFGDHTGFYTPADTFPTFHVTAITHRRQPIYPTTIVGKPPMEDYWMGKATERLFLPLMKIFQGEIVDVNMPAEGVFHNLIIVSIKKRYPGHPFKVIYGLWGLGLMMLTKAIVIVDHDVDVHNLSAVAWRVLGNVDWRRDTVIVDGPVDQLDHSAVRDSFGGKMGIDATTKGPQDGHERGWPAEIDMSAEIKALVDRKWDSYGI, encoded by the coding sequence ATGGCCTACAAAGACCTTTCTCACTTCATCGACACCCTGGAAAAAGCGGGCGAACTGCGCCGGATTACGGTCCCCGTGAACCGCGACCTGGAGATTACGGAGATTACGGACCGGGTGAGTAAAATGCCGGCATCCGGCAACAAAGCCCTCCTCTTCGAAAACGTCGCCGGCTATGACATACCCGTGCTGATCAACGCCTTTGGCAGCGAAAAACGCATGTCCCTCGCCCTCGGCGTGGACAACCTGGAACAACTCAACCACAACCTCGCCACCCTCATTGACATGAAACTGCCGCAGGGATTGGGCGCAACCATCGGGCGGGCCACCGACCTCTTTGGCGCCCTGCGTGCCGTTGGCCTGAAGCCACACAAAGTACGCCAGGGCGCGTGCCAGGAAGTCGTGCACACCGACGACGCCTCGCTGCACAGCCTGCCCATCCTCCACTGCTGGCCCGACGACGGCGGGCGCTACATCACCTTGATGCAGGTGATCACGCGCGATCCGGTCACGAACCAGCGCAACGTGGGCATGTACCGCGTGCAGGTGTACGACGAAAAGACGGCGGCCATGCACTGGCAGCGGCACAAGAGCGGCGCGGAGCATGAACACCTGGCCCGCGAACTGAACAAACCGGCCATTCCCGCCGCCATCGTTCTCGGCGGCGACCCGGCACAGATGTGGTGCGCCAGCGCGCCGCTGCCGCCGGGGATTGATGAATATCTGCTGGCGGGCTGGCTGCGAGGCAAGCCGGTGCCGTTTGTGGATTGTGTATCGCAGCCGTTGGAAGTGCCGGCAAACGCGGAAATCGTCATCGAAGGTTACGTGGACCCCAACGACCAGCGGACGGAAGGCCCCTTCGGCGACCACACCGGCTTCTACACCCCCGCCGACACCTTCCCCACCTTCCACGTCACGGCCATCACCCACCGCCGCCAGCCCATTTATCCGACGACGATTGTGGGCAAGCCGCCGATGGAAGATTACTGGATGGGCAAGGCCACGGAGCGGCTCTTTTTGCCGCTGATGAAAATTTTTCAGGGGGAGATTGTGGACGTGAATATGCCGGCAGAAGGCGTCTTCCACAACCTCATCATCGTCAGCATCAAAAAACGGTACCCCGGCCACCCCTTCAAAGTCATCTACGGCCTTTGGGGGTTGGGCCTGATGATGCTCACCAAAGCCATCGTCATCGTAGACCACGACGTCGACGTCCACAACCTATCCGCAGTCGCCTGGCGCGTCCTCGGCAACGTCGATTGGCGGCGCGACACCGTCATCGTCGATGGTCCCGTGGACCAGTTGGACCATTCCGCCGTGCGCGACTCCTTTGGCGGCAAAATGGGCATCGACGCCACCACAAAAGGCCCCCAAGACGGCCACGAACGCGGCTGGCCGGCGGAAATCGACATGAGCGCGGAAATCAAGGCCCTGGTAGACCGCAAATGGGACAGCTACGGCATTTGA
- a CDS encoding GNAT family N-acetyltransferase: MKAKILVRPLRQEDAEALYRLITLPEVARNLLQLPSMEYAETLAHIENHKPEQHRLVAEIDGEAVGNISLTVESSPRRRHAARLGLYVGPAYWNQGVGSHLMAAALDLADNWLNLKRVQLEVMTDNDAAIHLYQKFGFEIEGCRRYATYGGGRWADEYVMARLSPDFAAQPPPTTPPLLSSTTPSAPPLPITIRPPRQEDLEGWYELLRQRAICRGTARIPSIELPAAAERLNMRQPGLYRFVALDGHKLVGQIHLWQPPNPRLSHCGELGLSVHEDYWNRRIGSRLMDHILDLADNWLNLKRVELDVFTDNPAAIHLYEKKGFVHEGTRRFFSFGDGRWAHTHFMARIRPRE, from the coding sequence ATGAAGGCCAAAATCTTAGTCCGCCCACTGCGACAAGAAGACGCGGAAGCATTGTACCGCCTGATAACGCTGCCCGAAGTCGCCCGCAACTTGCTGCAACTGCCCAGCATGGAATACGCGGAGACACTGGCCCACATCGAGAACCACAAGCCGGAACAACACCGCCTCGTTGCGGAAATAGACGGCGAGGCCGTCGGGAACATCAGCCTCACCGTAGAAAGCAGTCCGCGTCGCCGCCACGCCGCCCGGCTCGGCCTGTACGTCGGTCCGGCGTACTGGAACCAGGGCGTAGGCAGCCACCTGATGGCCGCCGCTCTAGACCTCGCCGACAACTGGCTCAACTTAAAACGGGTGCAGTTGGAAGTGATGACGGACAACGACGCAGCCATTCACCTCTATCAGAAATTCGGCTTTGAGATTGAGGGCTGCCGCCGCTATGCCACCTATGGCGGCGGGCGCTGGGCGGATGAGTACGTGATGGCCCGCCTCAGCCCGGATTTCGCCGCGCAGCCGCCGCCCACCACGCCCCCACTCCTGTCTTCGACTACCCCATCAGCGCCGCCGCTGCCCATCACCATTCGCCCACCACGCCAGGAAGACCTGGAAGGATGGTACGAACTCTTGCGGCAACGCGCCATTTGCCGCGGCACTGCCAGGATCCCCAGCATAGAACTGCCGGCGGCGGCGGAGCGCCTCAACATGCGGCAGCCCGGTCTTTACCGCTTCGTTGCCCTGGATGGGCACAAACTGGTAGGGCAAATTCACTTGTGGCAGCCGCCCAATCCCCGCCTGTCCCACTGCGGCGAGCTAGGATTGTCGGTGCATGAAGATTATTGGAACCGGCGCATTGGCTCCCGTCTCATGGACCACATCCTTGACCTGGCCGACAACTGGCTCAATCTAAAACGGGTCGAACTGGACGTCTTCACCGACAATCCCGCGGCCATCCATCTCTACGAAAAGAAGGGCTTTGTCCACGAAGGAACCAGACGCTTCTTTTCTTTTGGTGATGGCCGCTGGGCGCACACCCACTTCATGGCCCGCATCCGCCCGCGCGAATGA
- a CDS encoding ABC transporter ATP-binding protein — MKLLELTDIHTYYGHIHALKGISLHVEKGEIVTLIGANGAGKTTALRTISGMLKPKQGAITLSGESLVGQPAHKIVEKGIGHVPEGRGIFPKLTVQENLTVGAFIHTDKTFINQRLEFVFSLFPRLRERLHQYGGTLSGGEQQMLAMGRGLMMNPSILLLDEPSMGLAPVLVESIFDIIERLHEAGTTILLVEQNALMALQVANRGYVLQSGQIVLEDTAEKLRANEMVRKVYLGEN, encoded by the coding sequence ATGAAACTGCTGGAATTGACGGATATTCACACGTATTACGGCCACATTCACGCCCTCAAAGGGATTTCTCTGCACGTCGAGAAAGGGGAAATCGTAACCCTGATTGGCGCCAATGGCGCGGGCAAAACCACGGCTTTGCGCACTATTTCCGGTATGTTGAAGCCCAAGCAGGGAGCGATCACGTTAAGCGGCGAGAGTTTGGTGGGGCAGCCGGCACACAAAATCGTGGAAAAAGGCATCGGTCATGTCCCCGAAGGGCGCGGCATCTTCCCCAAGTTGACGGTGCAGGAAAACCTCACCGTAGGCGCTTTCATCCATACAGACAAGACCTTCATCAATCAGCGGCTGGAATTCGTGTTTTCGCTCTTTCCGCGCCTGCGTGAACGCTTGCACCAGTACGGCGGCACGCTCTCCGGTGGAGAGCAGCAGATGTTGGCGATGGGGCGGGGACTGATGATGAATCCCAGCATCCTGCTGTTGGACGAACCCTCGATGGGGCTGGCTCCGGTGCTGGTGGAATCGATTTTCGACATCATCGAACGGCTGCATGAAGCGGGCACAACCATTTTGCTCGTGGAACAAAACGCCCTGATGGCTTTGCAAGTCGCCAACCGCGGCTACGTGCTGCAAAGCGGCCAGATCGTCCTCGAAGATACGGCTGAGAAATTACGGGCCAACGAGATGGTACGCAAGGTGTACCTGGGCGAGAACTAG